In Novipirellula caenicola, the genomic stretch GCGAAGCGGCGGTTGCACCAAGCAATCATTTTGGCCGCGGCGGGTGGGCTGTGCGGCCAGCCCACCACCGCCGTCTAGCACTAGGAATCGAGCAAATCAGCGGTGCGAATTCGCCGCCGCGCCGGAGCGCTGCCCGATGATGCTCCGCCGCCAAGTAGCCATTGGCGAAGCCGATCGTTCGGTGGCTTGATTCGCGGAGCGGGGGCTGCCGAGGCATGTGCCGAATCGACTCGAATCTGAACCCCATCTGCGTTGCCCTGGTTCTCGGCCGGCCGCCGATCGGGGCTGACCAGCCGCGACGAAACCAAACACGCTTCGACACGATGGATCTGCAACGCTCGATCGATTCGTCGCCACAGGTCAGCATGTTGAACATCAATCCGACGCCCAAAATGCTCCCACACGAAATTGTTCTCGCGCCATCGAGGCAGCGAATCGGTGAGCGAGCGAATCAGATAACGATTGTTGCTGATCAGCGTGACCGTCGACGCACCTTCGATCGCTTCGAGTCCGCGAACGGCTGCCAACAACGTCAATCGGTTCAAATCGCCGACCTCGTTGTCTTGCGCTGAAAACACCGGTTCACCACCGGCGGTCTCTAACGAGAACTGCCAA encodes the following:
- a CDS encoding ribonuclease HI, with the protein product MLQSIDATTPPVVLGTVKSVAKEMLPADGHVEIPSDNIVSEYLLVCEARSTTLMDGFWQFSLETAGGEPVFSAQDNEVGDLNRLTLLAAVRGLEAIEGASTVTLISNNRYLIRSLTDSLPRWRENNFVWEHFGRRIDVQHADLWRRIDRALQIHRVEACLVSSRLVSPDRRPAENQGNADGVQIRVDSAHASAAPAPRIKPPNDRLRQWLLGGGASSGSAPARRRIRTADLLDS